The Pseudomonas benzenivorans region CCGGTTGTTCCTCGGCTTGCGCCGGCCGGGCGGCCTGGCGCGATTGCTGCCAACTCTGCCAGGCGAGGTAGAAGAGGTAGAGGGCGCCGAGTAGCTTGAGCGCGCTGAACAGCCGCTCCGAGGCCAGCAGCAGGGCGCCCAGGCCCAGTGCCGAGGCGCTGAGCAGGCAGATCGAGGCCGAGACGCCACCGAGGAATGCCGGCAGGGAGCGGCGCAGGCCGTAGTTCAGGCTGTTGCTGACCATCAGCAGGGACAGCGGGCCGGGGATCAGGATCACAATCAGTGCGGCGCTGGCGAACAGCAGCCAGGTTTCCAGGCTCATTGCATGGGCTCCAACTAAAGGCAAGGCCCCGGGGCTTGCGCGCCGGGGCCGGTTAGGGCTCAGGCCAACCTTACAGGAAGGCGAACTTGGCGATAAAGATGATGCACAGCACGTAGAGGCTGACGGAGACCTTGTCGCGCTGGCCGGTCAGCAGCTTCAGCGTGGCATAGGTCAGGAAGCCCAGGGCGATGCCGTTGGCGATGGAGAAGGTCAGCGGCATCATCACCACGGTGACGATGGCCGGGATGGTGTCGGTCAGGTCCTCCCAGTCGATATGGGCCATGCCGCTCATCATCAGCATCGCCACATAGATCAGCGCGCCGGCGGTGGCATAGGCCGGAATCATGCCGGCCAGGGGGGCGAAGAACATCGCGGCGAGGAACAGCAGGCCGACGGTGACGGCGGTGAGACCGGTACGGCCGCCGGCGGCGACGCCCGAGGCGCTTTCCACATAGCTGGTCACCGGCGGGCAGCCGACCATGGCGCCGATCACGCTGGAGGTGCTGTCGGCCTTGAGGGCCCTGGACAGGTTCTGAATCTTGCCGTCCTCGTCCACCAGGTTGGCGCGGTGGGCGACCCCCATCAGGGTGCCGGCGGTGTCGAACATGTTCACGAAGAGGAAGGCCAGGATCACGCTGACCATGGCCACATTGAAGGCGCCGGCGATGTCCATGGCCAGGAAGGTCGGCGCCAGGCTCGGCGGCATCGACACCAGGCCGTTGTACTCGACCAGGCCCAGGGCCCAGCCCAGGGCGGTGACGCCGAGCATGCTGAAGAGAATGGCGCCGAACACGTTGCGGTGGCTGAGCACGGCGATCAGCAGGAAGCACGCGGCGGCCAGCAGGGCCGAGGGCTCGCCGAAGGAACCCATGGTCAGCAGGGTGGCGGGGCTGTCGACCACTATGCCGGCGGTCTTCAGGCCGATCAGGCCGAGGAACAGACCGACCCCGGCGCCCATGGCGAAGCGCAGGCTCATGGGAATGCTGTTGAGCAGCCACTCGCGGATGCGCGACAGGCTCATGATCATGAACAGGATGCCGGAGATGAACACCGCGCCCAGGGCGATCTGCCAGCTGTAGCCCATCTCGCCGACCACCGTGTAGGTGAAGAAGGCGTTCAGGCCCATGCCCGGCGCCAGGCCCACCGGCCAGTTGGCGTACAGGCCCATGAGGAAGCAGCCGAGGGCGGCGCCAATGCAGGTGGCGACGAAGGCGGCGCCGTGATCGACGCCGGCGCCGGCCATGATGTTGGGGTTGACGAAGATGATGTAGGCCATGGTGACGAAGGTCGTCAGGCCGGCCAGCAGTTCGGTTTTGATGGTGGTGCGGTGCTCGGTCAGCTTGAAGAAGCGGTCGAGTAAGCCGGCTTTCGCCAGGCCTTGGGCGTGAGTCGCAAGTTGTTCTTGTTTAGCGCTTTCCACAGCGGGTACTCCTCATATCTCTTGTTGTGTACCACCCAGAGTCATGGGCGCGACAGGCTTCGACTCTCTGAGGCAGGTGGTGCGTTTGGGGCGCTTGCTGGCTTAGTTGTTGACCGAGCGGTCAGAAAGTCGCCCAGTCGCGATTATGCTGTTGTATACAAAAAAAGCAAATAATGTTTTCTGTGATGTGTCTGGCCTGCTCGATGCGCGATTGAGGAAAAAAGTGTTTGGTTTGTGTGTTCGGGGAAGGTGGGCTACTGAACAAAAAAATCAACAAAATCAGATTTTTGGGAGATTTACAGGGGGTGGAGAGGGCGAGGGCAGGGCGCTCCACGAGGTCTCCTCGGCGCATCGGCTAGGGATTCGAGACTGGGTTTATGAGTAAGAAGGGGCGTCTCTTATAAGAAATGGATTTAGCGAGTCCGCCGTGTGCGGCCCGCCATGGGCACCGTCGAGGATTGTGGTGCAGGGTTGAAGGGCAGTGTTCGGGTTGGTTGAATTGTGTACAATGGTTCGATGTTTTCTGTGATTCGTGCCGTCGACGGCTTGCCAGGTACGGGGTGAATCGCAGTAGAGTTCCCTGGTACCAGGCCGCCCTCTTTAGATACGAGCCAGAATGAACGAACAATTGCAGCCCCTTAAGAAGCAGCCGCGCACCGGCAAGAGCAGCCGTAGCGGGACTCAGGACGATGTCGTCTATGCCCATATCTTCGATGCCATCCTCGAACAACGCCTGGCGCCCGGCACCAAGCTGAGCGAAGAGGCCCTGGGCGAGATCTTCGGCGTCAGCCGCACCATCATCCGCCGCGCCTTGTCGCGCCTGGCCCACGAGGGCGTGGTGCTGCTACGGCCGAACCGCGGCGCGGTGGTGGCCAGCCCCAGCGTCGAGGAGGCCCGGCAGATCTTCTATGCGCGGCGCATGGTCGAGCGGGCCATCACCGAGCTGGCGGTGGAGCACGCCACCGCCGAGCAGCTGGCCGAGTTGCGCCAGATGGTCGAGGACGAGCATGCGAGCTTCGCCCGGGGCGATCGCGGCGCCGGCATTCGCCTGTCCGGCGAGTTCCACCTGAAACTGGCCGAGGCGGCGCGGAATGCGCCGCTG contains the following coding sequences:
- a CDS encoding NCS2 family permease; this translates as MESAKQEQLATHAQGLAKAGLLDRFFKLTEHRTTIKTELLAGLTTFVTMAYIIFVNPNIMAGAGVDHGAAFVATCIGAALGCFLMGLYANWPVGLAPGMGLNAFFTYTVVGEMGYSWQIALGAVFISGILFMIMSLSRIREWLLNSIPMSLRFAMGAGVGLFLGLIGLKTAGIVVDSPATLLTMGSFGEPSALLAAACFLLIAVLSHRNVFGAILFSMLGVTALGWALGLVEYNGLVSMPPSLAPTFLAMDIAGAFNVAMVSVILAFLFVNMFDTAGTLMGVAHRANLVDEDGKIQNLSRALKADSTSSVIGAMVGCPPVTSYVESASGVAAGGRTGLTAVTVGLLFLAAMFFAPLAGMIPAYATAGALIYVAMLMMSGMAHIDWEDLTDTIPAIVTVVMMPLTFSIANGIALGFLTYATLKLLTGQRDKVSVSLYVLCIIFIAKFAFL
- a CDS encoding LysE family translocator translates to MSLETWLLFASAALIVILIPGPLSLLMVSNSLNYGLRRSLPAFLGGVSASICLLSASALGLGALLLASERLFSALKLLGALYLFYLAWQSWQQSRQAARPAQAEEQPVNPGFRSLFWKAFGLGASNPKDILFFAAFLPQFISAERPLLSQLLVLILTWTVLDLGCKLFYGLSAHGAARYLRTGQGQVWFNRISAGLFASAGTASLLSR
- a CDS encoding GntR family transcriptional regulator; amino-acid sequence: MNEQLQPLKKQPRTGKSSRSGTQDDVVYAHIFDAILEQRLAPGTKLSEEALGEIFGVSRTIIRRALSRLAHEGVVLLRPNRGAVVASPSVEEARQIFYARRMVERAITELAVEHATAEQLAELRQMVEDEHASFARGDRGAGIRLSGEFHLKLAEAARNAPLISFQRSLVSQTSLIIAQYESGSRSHCSYDEHNQLIDAIEARDAARAVSLMMHHMDHIDSKLNLDEESASDDLHAVFSHVLQTKKKPGRNGANR